The Blastomonas fulva genome contains a region encoding:
- a CDS encoding DUF1674 domain-containing protein: protein MPETPRATRRPDHVKPPAHWAKSVPVPAPQPISDDQAEEAARGPTRFGDWELKGIAIDF from the coding sequence ATGCCCGAAACTCCCCGCGCAACCCGTCGTCCCGATCACGTCAAGCCGCCTGCGCATTGGGCCAAGTCCGTCCCCGTTCCCGCGCCACAGCCGATTTCCGACGATCAGGCCGAAGAGGCCGCACGCGGCCCGACCCGGTTCGGCGACTGGGAGCTCAAAGGCATCGCGATCGATTTCTGA
- a CDS encoding PH domain-containing protein, which translates to MNETLIAPQPVPIADTATERRLHPLTLLLNLSRQLPQAIIGLIALRLSGPDEIRGWVALIAFFAIVAMFGTEFWKWWRFSYRLGEEELRIASGIISRNVRSIPYERIQDVNLEQGLLARMLGMAKVRLETGSSGSGDEGVLDSVDLAEASRLRDVIRLRKAAQETAEPAAEAAPEFTHAAAETRPMFAMDTRRVLTAGVFNFSLVFFALVGALVNNLDFLLPGDIWDPRRLLDMLGLEDLFAALDIAARVMSIIAALFSLLVIGLLGGVIRTVLREHGFRLDRTETGFRRRRGLITLTDVVMPLHRIQAAVIATGPLRRRLGWFELKVQSLASDSDKESDHAIAPLAHADEVRAILNETGIRWDTDYPEMQPVDPAMWWVPLVFALPVPMIGIGVSATFANPWLFLLYALLPAVPLCSRLHWRAHRYALEGKQLYVRDGFWAQRLTLLPLRRVQSVDITQSAVSRFIGLAEIEIGVAGRSSPVTIHAIPLDDAIALRSRLLALS; encoded by the coding sequence ATGAACGAAACGCTGATCGCCCCGCAGCCCGTCCCGATCGCCGACACGGCGACCGAACGGCGGCTGCACCCGCTGACCCTGCTGCTCAACCTGTCGCGCCAACTGCCCCAGGCGATCATCGGGCTGATCGCGCTGCGACTGAGCGGGCCGGACGAAATCCGCGGCTGGGTCGCGCTGATCGCCTTCTTTGCGATCGTCGCGATGTTCGGCACCGAATTCTGGAAATGGTGGCGCTTTTCCTATCGGCTGGGCGAGGAGGAACTGCGCATCGCCAGCGGCATCATCAGTCGCAATGTCCGCTCGATCCCCTACGAACGCATCCAGGACGTCAATCTGGAACAGGGCCTGCTCGCCCGGATGCTGGGCATGGCCAAGGTGCGGCTGGAAACCGGGAGCAGCGGCAGTGGCGATGAAGGCGTGCTCGATTCGGTCGATCTGGCCGAAGCCAGCCGGTTGCGCGATGTCATCAGGCTGCGCAAGGCGGCGCAGGAGACCGCCGAGCCTGCAGCTGAAGCCGCGCCGGAATTCACGCATGCTGCGGCCGAAACCAGGCCGATGTTCGCGATGGACACACGCCGGGTGCTGACCGCCGGCGTGTTCAATTTCTCGCTGGTGTTCTTCGCGCTCGTTGGTGCACTGGTCAACAATCTCGATTTTCTGCTGCCCGGCGATATCTGGGATCCGCGCCGACTGCTCGATATGCTGGGGCTGGAGGACCTGTTTGCCGCGCTCGACATCGCCGCCCGAGTGATGTCGATCATCGCTGCGCTGTTCAGCCTGCTGGTGATCGGGCTGCTAGGCGGCGTGATCCGCACGGTCTTGCGCGAACACGGCTTCCGGCTCGACCGCACCGAAACCGGGTTTCGCAGGCGGCGCGGGCTGATCACGCTCACCGATGTGGTGATGCCGCTGCACCGCATCCAGGCTGCGGTCATCGCCACTGGCCCGCTGCGGCGACGGCTGGGCTGGTTCGAACTCAAGGTCCAGAGCCTCGCCAGCGACAGCGACAAGGAAAGCGACCACGCCATCGCTCCGCTGGCGCATGCCGATGAGGTGCGCGCGATACTGAACGAGACCGGTATCCGCTGGGACACCGATTATCCCGAGATGCAGCCCGTCGACCCGGCGATGTGGTGGGTGCCGCTGGTGTTCGCGCTGCCTGTGCCGATGATCGGCATCGGCGTATCGGCGACCTTCGCCAATCCGTGGCTGTTTCTGCTCTATGCGCTGCTGCCGGCCGTGCCTCTGTGCAGCAGGCTGCACTGGCGCGCGCACCGGTATGCGCTGGAAGGCAAGCAGCTTTATGTCCGCGACGGCTTCTGGGCGCAGCGCCTGACGCTGCTGCCGCTGCGCCGGGTGCAGAGCGTCGACATCACGCAGAGCGCGGTGAGCCGCTTCATCGGCCTGGCCGAGATCGAGATCGGGGTTGCCGGACGGTCATCACCGGTCACCATCCACGCCATCCCGCTGGATGACGCGATCGCGCTGCGGAGCCGCTTGCTCGCACTCAGCTGA
- a CDS encoding disulfide bond formation protein B: MTSRAPRIAAWLALLIPASLLGGALVSQYVFGLYPCEMCYWQRWPHWAALALGGIAVLSVRRVQGLAVGMAALAAIAIATSGLIGGFHAGVEYGWWEGLTTCATSVPAGATTDDVLNSIMAAPLVRCDAAPWSMFGISLAGYNFLLSLAGAAAIYLLLRRKQPGTIVA, translated from the coding sequence ATGACTTCGCGCGCGCCGCGTATCGCTGCCTGGCTGGCACTGCTTATCCCTGCATCCCTGCTCGGGGGGGCGCTGGTCAGCCAATATGTCTTCGGGCTTTACCCGTGCGAGATGTGCTACTGGCAGCGCTGGCCGCATTGGGCTGCGCTGGCGCTGGGCGGCATTGCGGTGCTCTCGGTGCGGCGCGTACAGGGCCTGGCCGTTGGCATGGCGGCGCTTGCCGCGATCGCCATCGCCACCAGCGGGCTGATCGGCGGATTTCACGCCGGAGTCGAATATGGCTGGTGGGAAGGCCTTACCACCTGCGCCACCTCGGTGCCCGCAGGGGCCACCACCGACGACGTGCTCAACTCTATCATGGCCGCACCGCTGGTTCGCTGCGACGCGGCGCCCTGGTCGATGTTCGGCATCTCGCTCGCAGGCTATAATTTCCTCTTGTCGCTGGCCGGGGCGGCCGCCATCTATCTGCTGCTACGCCGCAAACAGCCGGGAACCATAGTCGCATGA
- a CDS encoding RsmB/NOP family class I SAM-dependent RNA methyltransferase: protein MTNRTPAPDATPGLPARQAALRMLDAVMRRGESLDTAQHAACQGIDERSDRALAMAIAGEVLRHLPGLDLMIDSMTRLPLADDAKARMVLRIMLAQTLVLETPPHATIATALPLLQGGPRKLAHGVFGSLMRAGVTLPAPELPPATAHRWQAAWGDSMVEAAGVALGTPPPLDLALADSAGTDALVQELSGISLMPGHVRLQRGGAVELIPGYEAGGWWVQDISASLPARLLGTSRGGHVLDLCAAPGGKTMQLAAAGWNVTALDNSEKRLRRLRQNLKRTGLEAQTVTANLLEWRPDEQADAVLLDAPCSATGIFRRHPDVLYRIAPRHIEERAEQQAVLLDRASNWVKPGGVLVYAVCSLEPEEGEAVIDQFLAADSRFAIDPVRADELPAGVAPDALGRVRTLPGMLAEAGGLDGFFMARLRRTA from the coding sequence ATGACCAACCGCACCCCCGCTCCCGACGCCACCCCCGGCCTTCCCGCCCGCCAGGCCGCCCTGCGCATGCTCGATGCCGTCATGCGGCGCGGCGAGTCGCTGGATACGGCGCAGCATGCGGCGTGCCAGGGGATTGATGAGCGCTCCGACCGTGCGCTCGCGATGGCGATCGCCGGCGAAGTGCTGCGGCATCTGCCCGGGCTCGACCTGATGATCGACAGCATGACCCGGCTGCCGCTGGCCGACGATGCCAAGGCGCGGATGGTGCTGCGGATCATGCTCGCGCAGACCCTGGTGCTGGAAACCCCGCCGCATGCGACGATCGCCACGGCGCTGCCCTTGCTGCAGGGCGGCCCGCGCAAGCTGGCGCATGGCGTGTTCGGCAGCCTGATGCGCGCAGGTGTCACCCTGCCCGCGCCCGAGCTTCCGCCCGCCACCGCGCATCGCTGGCAGGCGGCCTGGGGCGATAGCATGGTCGAGGCCGCAGGCGTTGCTCTGGGCACCCCGCCGCCGCTCGATCTGGCGCTCGCCGACTCCGCCGGAACCGATGCACTGGTGCAGGAACTGAGCGGCATCAGTCTGATGCCAGGCCATGTCCGGCTGCAGCGTGGCGGCGCTGTCGAACTGATTCCCGGCTACGAAGCGGGCGGCTGGTGGGTACAGGACATCTCGGCGAGCCTGCCCGCGCGCCTGCTGGGCACGAGCCGGGGCGGGCACGTGCTCGATCTGTGTGCCGCGCCTGGGGGCAAGACGATGCAGCTGGCCGCCGCCGGCTGGAATGTCACTGCGCTCGACAATTCCGAAAAACGCCTGCGCCGCCTGCGCCAGAACCTCAAGCGCACCGGGCTGGAGGCGCAGACCGTCACCGCCAACCTGCTCGAATGGCGCCCCGACGAGCAGGCCGATGCGGTGCTGCTCGATGCGCCGTGCAGCGCCACCGGAATCTTCCGCCGCCACCCCGACGTGCTCTATCGCATCGCGCCGCGCCATATCGAGGAGCGCGCCGAACAGCAGGCGGTATTGCTCGATCGTGCCTCCAACTGGGTCAAGCCCGGCGGCGTGCTGGTCTATGCCGTATGCTCGCTGGAACCAGAGGAAGGCGAAGCGGTAATCGACCAGTTCCTTGCCGCCGACAGCCGCTTTGCGATCGATCCGGTCCGCGCCGACGAGCTGCCGGCAGGAGTCGCGCCAGACGCCCTCGGGCGGGTGCGCACGCTGCCCGGTATGCTCGCCGAGGCAGGCGGACTCGACGGGTTCTTCATGGCCAGGCTGCGCCGCACGGCATAA
- the htpX gene encoding zinc metalloprotease HtpX, which yields MNGMKTTMLLAALTALFMALGYTLGGSGGAVIALLFAAGMNLFTFWNADKIVLKMHNAVEIDAQSHPDFYNLVARLAERGGLPMPRVYVIDQAAPNAFATGRNPENAAVAATTGLLNMLSRDEIEGVMAHELAHVKNRDTLIMTMVATIAGAISMLANFGLFFRDDNRNPWASILAVIVAPFAAMIVQMAISRTREFGADRGGAEISGKPMALASALARISSQAQRIPNPVVERNPAAAQLYIVPSGVRALFSTHPDTGDRIAALEAIARDMGGAPAPTQPRRGSALDPLGRG from the coding sequence ATGAACGGGATGAAGACCACCATGCTGCTGGCAGCGCTGACCGCGCTGTTCATGGCGCTGGGCTACACGCTGGGCGGATCGGGTGGTGCGGTGATTGCGCTGCTGTTTGCGGCGGGCATGAACCTGTTCACCTTCTGGAACGCCGACAAGATCGTGCTCAAGATGCACAACGCGGTCGAGATCGACGCGCAGAGCCATCCGGATTTCTACAATCTGGTCGCCCGGCTTGCCGAGCGCGGCGGGCTGCCGATGCCGCGCGTCTATGTCATCGATCAGGCCGCACCCAATGCGTTCGCCACGGGCCGCAACCCCGAGAATGCCGCCGTCGCAGCGACCACCGGGCTGCTCAACATGCTCAGCCGCGACGAGATCGAGGGCGTGATGGCGCACGAGCTGGCGCATGTGAAAAACCGCGACACTTTGATCATGACCATGGTCGCGACGATTGCGGGCGCGATCTCGATGCTCGCCAATTTCGGGCTGTTCTTCCGCGACGACAACCGCAACCCCTGGGCGTCGATCCTCGCGGTGATCGTGGCGCCGTTCGCGGCGATGATCGTGCAGATGGCGATCAGCCGGACGCGCGAATTCGGTGCGGACCGCGGTGGCGCGGAGATCAGCGGCAAGCCTATGGCGCTCGCCTCGGCGCTGGCGCGGATATCGAGCCAGGCACAGCGGATCCCCAACCCGGTGGTCGAGCGCAATCCGGCTGCGGCACAATTGTATATCGTGCCCTCGGGCGTGCGGGCACTGTTCTCGACCCACCCCGACACCGGCGACCGCATCGCCGCGCTGGAAGCGATCGCGCGCGACATGGGGGGTGCGCCTGCCCCCACGCAGCCACGCCGCGGCAGCGCGCTCGACCCGCTGGGGCGGGGGTGA
- a CDS encoding DUF2306 domain-containing protein — protein MASLAGSPVGPRTLAPDRFEKVMACAAMLLLGCVIVAVTKGVDGLAKVPPFILLHLATITIALALTPVMLLRPRGDRSHRRLGTIWVLAMFSTAALSFGIRTNQWGGFSVIHILSVWTVIQVPIIWWTARNHKIARHRSAVRGMVFGALLIAGFFTFPFDRMLGRWLFS, from the coding sequence ATGGCCAGTTTGGCAGGATCGCCCGTCGGGCCGCGCACGCTCGCGCCCGACCGGTTCGAAAAGGTGATGGCGTGTGCGGCAATGTTGCTGCTGGGGTGCGTGATCGTCGCGGTGACCAAGGGCGTGGACGGTCTGGCGAAAGTGCCGCCGTTCATCCTGCTGCATCTGGCAACCATCACCATCGCGCTGGCGCTGACCCCGGTGATGCTGCTGCGCCCGCGCGGCGACCGCAGCCACCGCCGGCTCGGCACCATCTGGGTGCTGGCGATGTTCTCTACCGCCGCGCTGTCGTTCGGCATCCGCACCAACCAATGGGGCGGGTTCAGCGTGATCCACATCCTGTCCGTCTGGACCGTGATCCAGGTGCCGATCATCTGGTGGACCGCGCGCAATCACAAGATCGCCCGTCACCGCAGCGCAGTGCGCGGCATGGTGTTCGGGGCGCTGCTGATCGCCGGGTTCTTCACCTTCCCCTTCGACCGGATGCTGGGCCGCTGGCTGTTCAGCTGA
- the rpe gene encoding ribulose-phosphate 3-epimerase produces the protein MSQPPLIAPSILSADFARLGEEVRAIDAAGADWIHIDVMDGHFVPNITIGPAVVKALRPHTTKPFDVHLMISPVDQYVEAFADAGADFITVHPEAGPHIHRTVQLIKSLGKKAGVVLNPATPAKMLDYLIDDVDLVLVMSVNPGFGGQSFISSQLRKIEAIAKMIAKTGRHIDLEVDGGIDTVTAPQAVNAGANALVAGTATFKGGPDHYAANIRALKGQ, from the coding sequence ATGTCGCAGCCCCCACTGATAGCTCCGTCGATCCTCTCCGCCGATTTCGCGCGTCTGGGCGAGGAAGTCCGCGCGATCGATGCTGCGGGTGCCGACTGGATCCACATCGACGTGATGGACGGGCATTTCGTCCCCAACATCACCATCGGCCCTGCCGTGGTGAAGGCGCTTCGGCCGCACACGACCAAGCCGTTCGACGTCCATCTGATGATTTCACCGGTGGACCAGTATGTCGAAGCCTTTGCCGACGCGGGCGCCGACTTCATCACCGTCCATCCCGAGGCCGGCCCGCACATCCACCGCACCGTCCAGCTGATCAAGTCGCTGGGCAAGAAGGCAGGCGTGGTACTCAATCCCGCCACTCCCGCCAAGATGCTCGATTACCTTATCGATGATGTCGATCTGGTACTGGTGATGAGCGTCAACCCCGGCTTCGGTGGCCAGAGCTTCATCTCCAGCCAGCTGCGCAAGATCGAGGCGATCGCCAAGATGATCGCCAAGACCGGGCGGCACATCGATCTGGAGGTGGACGGCGGCATCGATACGGTAACCGCGCCCCAGGCGGTCAATGCAGGGGCCAACGCACTGGTTGCGGGCACCGCGACCTTCAAGGGCGGCCCCGACCATTACGCCGCCAACATCCGGGCGCTCAAAGGCCAATGA
- a CDS encoding demethoxyubiquinone hydroxylase family protein, with product MTHQNEPLNPARREIDLSEMIRVNQAGEYGATRIYAGQRAVMGDTGPEARAIAGMAEQEEVHRAFFDRMMAERGVRPTALQPFWNVAGFGLGAVTALIGPKAAMACTVAVETEIDRHYSEQLDELGDSDPELSAAIAKFRDEELEHKERALAEGAEQAVGYPVMSAVIRMGCRAAIALSKRI from the coding sequence ATGACCCACCAGAACGAGCCGCTCAACCCCGCCAGGCGCGAGATCGATCTTTCCGAGATGATCCGGGTCAACCAGGCCGGGGAATATGGCGCGACCCGCATCTATGCAGGCCAGCGCGCGGTGATGGGCGATACCGGGCCCGAGGCGCGTGCGATCGCCGGGATGGCTGAGCAGGAAGAGGTGCACCGCGCGTTCTTCGACCGGATGATGGCCGAGCGCGGGGTCCGCCCTACCGCATTGCAGCCGTTCTGGAATGTCGCAGGCTTCGGCCTCGGCGCGGTAACCGCTTTGATCGGTCCCAAGGCGGCGATGGCCTGCACCGTCGCGGTCGAGACCGAAATCGACCGGCATTATTCCGAGCAGCTGGACGAACTGGGTGACAGCGATCCCGAGCTCAGCGCGGCGATCGCGAAATTCCGCGACGAAGAGCTTGAGCACAAGGAGCGCGCGCTGGCCGAGGGCGCCGAACAGGCGGTGGGCTATCCCGTGATGAGCGCGGTGATCCGCATGGGCTGCCGCGCGGCAATCGCGCTTTCCAAGCGTATCTGA
- a CDS encoding PH domain-containing protein yields MSSSLAEIFDQPVPSVSALDAGLQPVEPAYRNVIRIMTALVVLAVVVGAGVVEVVMHVKGGMQQGAVLAPVLAFGAFVIVFLPQRKWRRWGYSGADEQLRVARGWLFRTDTIVPFKRIQHIDVAQGPVERLFGLASLTVHTAGTHNSIVTLPGLTRPDAEAMRDAMRLHIRREAE; encoded by the coding sequence ATGTCGTCATCCTTGGCCGAGATATTCGATCAGCCGGTCCCGTCGGTGTCGGCGCTCGACGCCGGTCTGCAACCGGTCGAGCCTGCCTATCGCAACGTCATCCGCATCATGACAGCTTTGGTGGTGCTGGCTGTGGTGGTGGGGGCCGGCGTGGTCGAGGTGGTGATGCATGTCAAAGGCGGCATGCAACAGGGCGCGGTGCTGGCACCGGTGCTCGCGTTCGGTGCGTTCGTGATTGTCTTCCTCCCCCAGCGCAAATGGCGCCGCTGGGGCTATAGCGGCGCCGACGAACAGCTTCGGGTGGCGCGCGGCTGGCTGTTCCGCACCGATACCATCGTGCCGTTCAAGCGCATCCAGCATATCGACGTGGCACAAGGCCCGGTCGAACGATTGTTCGGCCTCGCCAGCCTCACGGTCCACACCGCAGGCACCCACAATTCGATCGTCACCCTGCCCGGCCTGACCCGCCCCGATGCCGAAGCGATGCGCGACGCGATGCGGCTGCACATCCGCCGCGAGGCAGAATGA